CTACTCTTTACCCGGCTTCACTAAAAATACAGCAACCGCCAGCAAAACCGTTGTGGAGAGCGCCATGGCCAGAAAGGTGACATTTAATCCATGGATCGGCGCACGCGCGCCATAGCTGGTAAGGGAGCTGTTTGTCACAGCGGTCATAATACCTACAAAAACAGCCGAACCGATGGCGCCGGCAATTGTCCGGAGCGAAGTCAGGAGGGCGGTGCCGTGGGCGGTCAGCTCAATTTTAACCCCACTGATGCCCCAGGTTACCAACGGCATCATCAGGCAGCCAATGGCGGCACAGCGAATCGTATTGTAAAGGGACGCGACCCAGACAGAGGTATTCATCGTGATAAAGAACATGCCGATATTACTGGTCAGCATGAAAAGCGCGCCGGCAACAAATAATTTTTTGATTCCGATCCGGTCATAAATCTTCCCGGCAAAAGGGCTCACAATAGCCATAACCAGCGACCCGGGAAGGGTGACTAACCCGGAGAGTGTTGCCGAATAGCCCATAATGGACTGAACGTAAAGAGGCATGATGATGGACGACCCCATCATCACAAAATACAACAGCATGCTGCCAATCAGACTCAGGGTATACTCCTTATTTTTAAGAACGCGCAGCTCCAGGAAGGGCTCTTTTAAATGGAGCTGCCGATGAACGAAAAAGACCGAGGCCGTACAGCCAACCGCGAGGGGCAAGAGGATTTTAAAACTGACGAAAGCGCCGCTTCCCATATTTCCGATGCCCAGTGTAATGCCGCCAAAGGCAAAGGCACTGAGGATAAAGGACAGCAAGTCAAACCGGGTAATAACATTCTCCAGCACATTATCAAAAACAAAAACGGCAAAGACCAGCGAGATGAGCATAATAAAAATAGCAATGCAAAAGATCATCCGCCATCCCACTGAGTCTACCAGAAGCCCTGCAATTGTCGGCGCAATTACCGGAGCGGCGCCAACCGAGAGGCCGTACCACCCCATGATGCTCCCCTTTTTCTCAACCGGATAGATGGTCAGGAGGATAACCTGGGCCATGGAGGTCAGGACGCCGTTTCCGCAGGCCTGAAGAATTCTTCCAAACATCATGAACTGAAAATTAGGCGCGGCAGCACAGAGCAGCAATCCTAAGATAAAACAGCCAATAGCGGACAGATAAAGTTTTCTGGTTGGAAAACGGGTTATGAGAAAAGCTGTCAGCGGCATCATGGTTCCCATGGCCAGCGAATAACCGCTTGTGAGCCATTGTCCTGTCGTCACACTGATGTCGAAGGCTTTGATAATAGGCGGCAGAGCCGTTGTCAGGGCTGTTGCCAGCATGGACGAGGCAATACAGGTGATTAATATATTGATAAAAATCAGGGTTCTTTTCCTGTCGGTAATGTTAATGGTGTTGGTCAATGTTCTTCCCCTCTTGCGCTGTGATTGTTTATCTTATTTAAAAGAGCATAAAATGTCCGCTTTTCATCATCTGTTAAAGACGCCAGCATATCGCTGTGTACTTTCTTCTGCTTTTTTCGGCTTTTTTTTACTTCCTCTATCCCCTCCGCGGTCAGGGAGACCATTAAGCTTCGCCTATCCTTTTTAGACGGGACACGCTGCACATATCCCTTCTCCTCCAATTTAGACAGCAGCTCGCTTAAAGAAGGCGGGCGAATCTGCAGGGCATCAGCCATTTCTCTCTGGCTGATTTCATGTTTGTCTTCGAGAAAGAACAAACACCGGTATTGCCCCATAAATGGCCTCAGGTTGTCTCCCTCAGTATCCCGGGATGGAATATAACGGTTCATTCTCGCAACATTAAAAAACAGCTCAATGATTTCATTATCTGTGATATTCAAAGCAGTCTCCTCTTTTTTTTAGTTTATAAATACGCTTATTATCGTTAGGTACCTATCATTTTATATCTGTTTAGTATTATAGATAAGCCGTTCTTTTTTGTCAAGCTTGTTTTAGCACGGGCACAAAAAGAAAAAGACCGATGGTTTTTCCAAAGAAAACCATCGGTCTTTTTAATGGGCGGCCTAAGCCTGCTGCCTTCTCTTTACATCCTCTAAAAATGCTTCCAGGCTTCTGTCGTGGAGCTTTTCTCCTTCTTTGGAAAACAGGCAGCCTGGTATCTGTCCCCGGCCCCGATGCTTGGCGATACATTCACAGCAGTAGCCATGCTGTTTACAGCCAAATTCGGTACAGGTACAGCCCTGTTCATTTTTATCCTTCCGGCAGATACGCTCTTCGGCAGTTTCGGGTGTTTGACATGTGTTGCAGCTCATGATCATACTCCTCCTGATTCGTTTTTCAGGATTATTATATCACAGTACCCGGCACTTTGAAAACTTTCAGTTTTAATGGCTCGTTTTAGTAGTCTCCCTGAAACGGGAAGCCTGATCACATCTTACGCTGCGGTACTCCATCAGGGCAGACAGCAGAATCCATATGACTGGAAAAATAAGGATTGGCGTGAGCTCAGCGGTATCCAGAAGCTTCATCAACCCGGTGGTGATATATGTAGCCAAAAAGGTGGCGATGTACTGGACCCCGACCACAATTCCCATGGCGCGTGTCATACATACCGAGGGTACCACCTCTGTCACCTCCTGATAGACATAGGCAATGGACGTCATATAGGCCCCTCCCATCAGGGTTACAATTATAATCAGCAGAAAACGGTTCGGAAAAAGATATAAAAGTAAAAGTACAACAGACATGAGGACATCCGATACAACCGAGGTAAAGCTTCCCAATTTTCGATAGGTCCGATCAAAGAAAAAGGCAAAGACGGCACCGCCCAGGGTATCGACTGAAAGTGCGATGCCGGCATAACCGACATCGCCCAGACCATGTTCTACAATATATAAGGATAAAAAGAAACCCGGAACAAAATAGGTTATGCCCAGCACGATGAAATTTAAAAGCATTATCCAGAACCTGGAGCCTAATCTGGCAATGCCCGTGCCATTTTCCATTTTGTCTTTCTCCTGGTCGAAAAGCGTTTTGGGAAGGCTTGGGATAAACAAAGCCACCATCAGAGTCATCAAAGCCGCAGTCCAGTAAACATTAAAGGCACCGACCCATGACCGGTGTGCCAGATAGCCTGCCGCCACTGAAAAAAGAGACCCCGCCGCTGCCATGGCAGAATTGTAATATCCCATGTATTTTGCCCGGATACGCTCATCGACATACAGCTCCGCGATCATCGTAACTGCCGCGACATTGATATAAGCAGAGGCTGTCCCACAGATCAGATTTACTGCGATAAAACCATAAATACTAACCTGACGTGTAAAAAGCAGCGCTGAAACGGTAAAGATCACACAGGCTGTCAGCAGGGCTTTTTTCCGGTTTGTCCGGCTGTAGATCGCTGGTGAGATAAAGGATACGCACATTATTACAATATATGGACCGGAAATAAAGAAATTGACAGCCATTGCCTGTTCTGGAAAGGCTTCGTAGATATTATAATTGATCACCTGAAAAATGGTGGTGTACATCACCGCAAAGGAGGTGGTCAAGATACTGACATAAGCCAGCAGCCTTCTTGTTCTGGAGAACGCCTCTAACATAATAGACCTCTGATTCTGGATGATTTATCCTTTAAATAAAATAATTCTTCTGTTTTAATCTCTGTATATTTTGTGTTATCATAATGGTACATTATTATTTGACCGCGATTAAAAAAGGAGGCGTAATCAAAATGGCAACAGAAAATAAAAACGGGATTTCGACACGAAAGAAAATTCTCAGCACTTGCAGGCATCTGTTTTATGAAGAAGGGTTTTCTGCCGTAACCTTTGCTGGAATCTGTAAAGCGACAAATACAAACCCCGGCTCAGTCTCTTACCATTTTAAAAGCAAGATTAACATTGCCCTGCTGATCTATCAGGAAATCATGGAGACGCTCTCAAACGAATCCAAGGCACTTTTTCCCGACAGCGATCTGACACAGCAGCGCATGCTGGCACTTGCCATGCATTTACGTCTGCTTTATGACAACGCCAAATACCGGCGTTTTTCGGCCGAGGTCTGCACACAGCGCGCTTATGACAAGGAGCTGTCACGTTTTGTCTACAGCTATTCGGAACCCTTTCTTGTCGCCAAGGAGTACATGAGCGAACAGAAAGCCCTGTTCTACTTTGCCGCTATGATTGGAATGGACGGTTACCTGGAGTCCTATATCGACCGGGACATTGACCATCTGACCTTTGATGAAATCTTTAATTATTATATTGAGCTGCACTACTCCTTCCTGGAAAAAATGGATTTCTCCAAACGCATATCCCGCGTTTATGAGGATCTGGGCACTCTGGATATCCGGATATCCGAGGACTTCAAGCTCTCCATCGCACCCTGTCCTCAAGAATAGGTCTAGCAGCTCATATAGAAAAATTTTTCAAATACTGCGTCCTGGGCTGCCATTACCAATGCCCTGGCGTTATCTGGCGTATTGGGATAGTATTTCAGATAATCGTCCCAGCTCTGGTAATAGCGGCTTTTAAATGCCGGAACCTCTGAATGGTGATAGTCTTCCTTCCTGAAGACTTCGCCCGTGGCGGTTCCGTCATTTTCATATACGCCATAATCCCGCACTGTTTCACAGACCGCCGCCAGGTTTTCAAGCTTGATATCCGCCAGTGTGATGGGGTCCTTGTCAAAGCCGAAAATATATTGTCCGCCGGGCGCCATAATATCCAGCCAGGCCTTTGTTTTATCAATAACCTCCTGCTTTGTACAGGTTAAAAGATTGTTCAGCGGGAAGCCGCCGCCCAAAACAAACTTTTTGCCCAGTTTTTTCTTGATTTCGCGTGGGTCGGTCAGTTCAAAGGTAAAGTACATACCCGTTGGCAGCTCATACAGATAATCCAGCAGCCTTGTCCAGTCGTGCTCTAAAAAGGCGCCGCAGCGCATTCCGAGGGCCGCGTAATCTGTTACCAGGCGTTTCCAAGAAGGCAGCCACACCTCTGCAAAATCCTTCTCACGGATATAGGTTGCCATATGCAGCTGGAACATGGTTGGATTATAGCGGTTGATCTGACGGCTGTCTGTGCATTTTCCCATTTTGTACATCATTGGATAAATGGCGTCAAGGGCTTCTGACAGCTCCTTCCGGTGTCTTCGGACATCCATGCAGATTCCTGAAAAGCTCCTGAGCTGATCCCCGATCCAGTCCATCGGGGCACGGCCAAAGCCCTGAATGCCGACATCTGATGGGTAGCCGTATTTTTCGTTAAGCCTCTCTACCATGGACCCTGTTTTTGCATAGTAGTCGCCCTCCAGAACCATCTCCTCATACAATGAAAACAAAACCTTTCCCGCACTTTCCTCCACATTAAGGTTTTTATAAAGCCGCGGAACACATTTATCAATTAAAAAGGCATAGGGATCTTCGATGAGCTCGCTGTACTCATCGGCCTGCATGCACTCTGTGTTGGGGTGCTGCATGATCCCGGTATTGGACATCAGCTTGTTTTTGGCGTCCAGAGTCTGGGATGAGTAAGGTGCGTAGACAGATCCCGCATAAATACAGGTATCGGTCGGGATCATTTCGCACAGCTCCTCCGCTGCCGGCTCAAGCAGTGAAGGGTCCCAGTAGGCGGCCTTTCGGTCTACTTTACCATAATCTGCCACTGCTGTTAAAGGCAGGCTGACCGAAATAGGCACCCGTTTCGGAATTTTATTGTCAAATACATCTTTGATATTTTGTGTTCGTTCTTCACATGTTTTTTTTACGTCATCTCTCATTTATTTTAATCTCCTTTTGATTTGTTAAACCGATGCTTTTACGCTTCACTGGTCTTTGTAAAACGTTTCTTTTCAATTGCCGATACAAATATTTCTGCCACAAACAGTACTGCCAGTATGATGGCTGAAATAATCCATGTTTTTACGAAGGAATCGGTGTGCATGATCTGTGTCAGCCATGTTGCGTAGTAAGTACTGGCAAAAGAGCCAATGCCGTAAACCGCTGTCGAGATGGATACTGAATCGTCATACCGGGATTTTGGTACAATCGCAAATCCCTGGGCATAAGCATATGAGAAAGCATATTTGTAGGTACAGCCCCCTATAGTACCCACAACCAGAACCGTTGCCACTGATGGGAAAAGAATCAGAATAAACAGGGACAGCGCGGCTACAAGATAACAGAGGGTAATGGTCTGCCGTTTGAGCTTGCTGTAAACAAATCCAAAGCCCAGGCAGAGCACAAACCCGGCCAGGGATTTAACTGAGGCCGAAATTCCTGCCAGCTCGGTCCCGCCAATACCATTTTCCATAATGTAGGAGGACAGATAATAGAGGACCGTCCCCCCCAATACCACATTCATCACAAACCATCCAAAGCTCATCCACCAAAACCGCCAGCCCAGGGATTCCTTTTCAGCCTTGCCGCCGGACTGCTGCGCGGCCTGGCTCTCTGGACGGATACTGGGAATAAACACGATCAGCAAAATTACCATTGGCACCGCTGACCAGTAAATCTTAAAGACATTCTGCCAGACACCGCTGGCTGCCAGAATACCGGCCGCATAGCTGAAGATAACCCCTACGAGACTCAGGGCCGCATTATAATAGCCTGTAATTTTAGCCCTTTTCGTCTCGTCCTCATAGAGATCCGCGATCAGGGCGACAGCCACCACATTGACAACACCTGAACCAATCCCCACCAGAGTACGCATGATACACATGTATAAAAAATCATCGACTAAAACGCCTAAGATCGCCCCAACGGCAAAAACAACGCCGCCCGCAATCATAACGGTCCGCTTGTTAACCTTTTTCAGAACCACGCCGGTTAATAAAGACGCAATGACAACAATTAACATTGGTCCCGAAATAAAATAATTAATATACCCCATTGAATCCGGATAGGCCTGATATAACAGACCAATTACAGGATTAATGGCCAGATCCGCCATAACGGCAATGGCTGTGGCCATAATGGCAATGACTGCCAACGTTTTCTTTGACTGTGACATTTCCACTGACATAACACTCTCTCCTTAATACTTGATTTACTGCATTAACCTCTGCTCCTCTTTATGTAACACACTTTTTTACTCCCTTCAATTATTTGAGCGTGATTAAATTTGAGTATGCTCAAATTATATTTCGTTTAATTTCGTTTGTCAAGACAAAATTTTAAAAATTCTATATTTTACGTTTTTCGAAATTATGGAAATCCGCCGCAATTTCTCCCACAATATCCCATCTTAACTATAGGCTTTTGCACAATTTTATGATATTATTTTAGGAAGTATAAAAATTAAGGATCACAACAGGAGAGAATAGATGGAGACAAACGAAAAAACCAATTTTATTATCAACGCCATTGATGAGGATAACAAAAACCATGTGTATACCGACGAGCGCGTACACACCCGTTTTCCACCCGAACCCAATGGCTATTTACATATTGGCCACGCCAAGGCCTCTTTGCTGAACTACCGCATTGCCAAAAAATACAACGGAAAGTTCAACCTGCGTTTTGACGACACCAACCCTGTCAAGGAAGACATTGAATATGTCAACTCGATCAAAGAGGATTTATCCTGGCTGGGCATTGACTGGGAAGACCGCCTCTACTTTGCGTCCAGCTATTTTTCAAAAATGGCGGAATACGCCGTAGAGCTCATTAAAAAGGGCCTGGCCTTTGTAGATGACTTAAACGCAGACCAGATTCGTGAATACCGCGGCACACTCAAGGCGCCCGGTAAGGAAAGCCCCTACCGCAACCGCTCTGTATCCGAAAACCTTGAACTTTTTGAAAAAATGAAAGCCGGCGAATTTGACGAGGGCGTTAAAGTACTCCGGGCTAAAATCGACATGGCCAGCCCGAATATGAACATGCGCGATCCAGTCATTTACCGTATCCTGCACACCAAGCACCCCAATACCGACGAAGACTGGTACATCTACCCCATGTACGATTTTGCCCATCCGGTGGAGGATGCCATCGAAGGCATCACCCATTCCCTCTGTACCCTGGAATTTGAAGACCACCGTCCCTTCTACGACTGGGTTCTGGCCAACCTGGACGACTTTAAGGCCGAGCACCCCCGCCAGATCGAATTTGCAAAGCTGAACCTGTCCGGTACCATTATGGGCAAACGCTACCTGAAAAGACTGGTCGATGAAGGCATTGTGGATGGCTGGGATGACCCGAGACTGGCGACTATCTCCGGTATGCGCCGCCGTGGCTATACACCGGAGGCTATTCAGGCTTTCTGTGAGGAGATCGGCGTCGCCAAGGCAAACTCCACTGTCGACATCGCCATGCTGGAGCATTTTATCCGCGACGACTTAAAGCTGAAAGCCCCGCGTGTCAATGCTGTACTCGATCCGCTCAAGGTTACCATTACCAATTATCCTGAGGATCAGATCGAGTGGCTTGAAATTGAGACAAATCTGGATGTACCGGAAATGGGCATGCACAAAATGCCTTTTGGACGTGAAATCTATGTTGAAAAATCAGACTTTATGGAAGTTCCGGTTAAAAAATACTTCCGTCTCTTCCCTGGCAATGAAGTCCGCCTGAGAGGCGCCTATTTCATTACCTGCAACGAGGTTATCAAGGATGAAAACGGCGAGGTCATCGAGCTTAAATGTACCTATGACCCAGAAACAAAATCCGGCTCCGGTTTTACAGGCCGCAAAGTCAAGGGAACCATCCACTGGGTATCAGCCTCCGAAGGAGAACAGGTTGAGGTTCATATGCTGAACCCGCTGCTTAAGGATGAAGAAGGCTTTGACGCTGACACCTTCCTTGATAAAATTAACCCGGACTCACTGAAAAAGATCACCGCCTGGGTAGAACCGCGTGTGCTGGAAGCCAGCCCCTATGACAAGTTCCAGTTTGTCCGCCAGGGTTATTTCTCCGTTGACCCTAAATATTCAACCGAGGGAAATCCGGTCTTTAATCAGGTCGTGCCGCTTAAAAGTTCCTGGCGTCCAGGTAAGTAATCCGCATTCAATCGCGTTTATCATAAGGAGTAAATATGATTTGGTCATTAAAAGAAACCCTGCCCCGCGAAGAAATTCGCGAAATTCAATTCAAACGTCTGAAAAAAACACTCAAGCACGTCTATAAAAATGTGCCTTACTACAGAAACCTGTTTAAGGCCAATAAAATCAAGCCCGATGATATCCGTTCTCTGGAGGACCTGCGTTTTCTGCCTTTTACCACCAAGGAGGATCTTCGGATGAACTATCCCTTCGGCCTGTTCGCAGTGCCGAAGGAAAAAATCGTGCGCTACCATGCGTCCTCCGGCACCACCGGCAACCCCACTGTTGTAGGCTACACCAGGAAGGATCTTGAAACCTGGGCCGAGTGTATTGCCCGTCTGGTTACCATGGGTGGCGTTACCAAACGGGATACTGCGCATGTATCCTTTGGCTACGGCCTGTTCACGGGCGCTTTTGGCCTACACCAGGGCCTTGAAAAGGTTGGAGCCGGCGTTGTGCCCATGTCCAGCGGCAATACCCAGAAGCAGATAAAAATCATGAAGGATTTTGGCGCCACTGTACTCATCGGCACGCCTTCCTACGCGCTGCGCCTGGCTGAGGTGGCTCAGGATATGGGCCTGGACCCGGCGACGGATTTAAACCTGCGGGTCGGCTGTTTTGGCGGTGAAGGCTCCACCGAGGCCATGCGCGCCAAGATCAACGAGGCCTTTGGCCTGTTTGCCACTGAAAACTACGGGATGAGCGAGCTCATCGGCCCTGGTGTTTCCGGCGAATGCCAGGCGCTCACTGGCATGCACATCAATGAGGATCACTTTATCGCAGAAATCATTGACCCTGTGACCTTGGAGGTTCTGCCAGAAGGCGAAACCGGCGAGCTGGTCATCACGCCTATCACCAAGCAGGCACTGCCGCTGATCCGTTACCGCACAAAGGATATCACCCATCTCGATTATTCCCCCTGTGCCTGTGGCCGTACCACTGCCCGCATGGCCAAGATTGAAGGCCGTACCGATGATATGCTCATCATCAGCGGTGTCAATGTCTTCCCGTCCCAGATCGAGGAAGTGCTGCTGAGTATTGACGGCATTGGCTCCAACTATCTGATTACCGTCAGCAAGAAGGGGTATCTGGATAAAATCGAAATTGATGTGGAGGTAATCGACCACGATCTGCTGGATTCTGTCACCAAGCTGGACGCGCTCTATGCCGAAATCAAGACCAAGCTTCATACCATCCTGGGGATTCACCCAACCATCCACCTCGTTGAACCAAAGAGCTTAAAACGTTCCGAAGGAAAGGCCCAGCGTGTCCTTGACCTTCGCAATGAAAAATAAGGAGGCCCGATATGTTAATCAAACAATTATCCATTTTTATCGAAAACAAAAAAGGACATCTTGCCAGCATCACAAAGGTGATCTGTGACGCCGGAATTGATATCCGGGCGATCTCGGTTTTTGACAGCTCGGAATTCGGCATACTGCGCCTGGTCGTCAACGAACCCTACAAAGCCGCTGAGCTACTGAAAGAGGCCGGTCACGTGGCCAAAATGACCGATGTGCTGGCGGTTGAGCCCGAAGACCGAATCGGCGCCATGTACCGCATTTTTGACACTTTATCCGATAACGACATCAATGTGGAATACGTCTATTCCTTTGTCATGCGCAATCAGAGCGCCATGCCCCTGGTCATCATGAAAACAAGCGACCAGGAAAAAGCCATCGAGGTGCTCAAGAACTCTGGCGTTATTGTTCTGCCAAAGGAAGATGTCTATCAGGTCGATTGAAATTGCTTTAAAGACTAAAATAAAAATCACAGGGCGTTCGCTCTGTGATTTTTTTGAATCCAAAATTTCAAACATTAAAGCAACAGTTCCGCACTCTCAGGTGTAAAGATGACTTCTTTATCCTTAACCACTGCATTTCCGACAAGACGGTAGCCCTTTGGGCCGCCGTCTACAGTTGCTGCCAATATCCAGGTCTTTGGATTTTTCTGTAAATTTTTCTGGGTAACTTCCATTTTATATATGCCAATAATAATGGCATCTTCACCTGCTTTGACATTTCCCACAATGATCGGATGGGGCTCTCCTGCTTCACCAACCGTTACGATGGTTACATAGCTGGAACCTTCAATTACTTTTTTGACATCTTCCTGTATTTTCATCACAATACTCCTTTGTTTTATTGACAGCTGTTTACTCCGGATTTACTATCTGGTATAATTATACTACCATAAAAAGATGTAATCAATTACGCAGTTTATTATGAGTAGGTGAGAAAAAAATGAGTACCCTGAAAAACACTGAAAGCCAAACCTGTACTGGCAATTGCCCCTGCGGCGAATACTGCCTGCTGACCATTGCGCTTAACCTGATTGGCGGCAAATGGAAGATTCCGATCATCTGTGCCTTGAAGCAGGACGGCCCCACACGTTATAACGAATTGAAACGAAAGATATCCGGTATTACCAACACCATGCTGGCCAGCTCATTAAAAGAACTGGAAAGCAGCGGCCTGATCTACCGAAGACAATATGATGAAATGCCGGTCCGGGTAGAATACAGTCTGGCCGAGCTGGCCGAAGGCTTAATTCCTATTCTTTCTCAGCTTGCCATGTGGGGACAGCAAATGCACGAGCTGGCCTCCCCCACAGTAAACAAATAGGCTGCTATAAAGTCCTTGTATTCCCAATGGTTCTCAACCCTGGCTGCCGCCGGCCAGACGGTGCTTTACGGCTATGTGATAGAGCTTTATTTTATGCTGCAGGTTTTGTCTGGATATCCCCAAAATCCTGGCGCTTTTGGAAATATTGTAGCAGTTCTCGGCCAGCACATCCAATAAAAGCTCTTTTTCATAGGCATGAAGGGCTTCCTTTAAGTCACGTGTTCCTGTTTCTTCGCCTTTCATTTTTTACCTCCATTTTATCCAAATATCCGTTCATAGGCCTCTGGATCAAAGGGGACCTTGCGCCCGATGCAGTCATATTTCTTGCACAGACTACAATTATCATAATCCGCATCGCTTGAAAAAAGCAGCTCCGACACCGAGTATCCCGGCTCCATATAGTTTTTTTCTGTCAGCCGGACCCCAATGGTCTCCGTCACGTCTCCGATGATCTCAAAAAGAGCAGGATTGTTGGCGATCGGCCAGTCTGGCAGTGAGCCCGGATTCAAGCGTCCCATATGGTCAAAGGCAAAATGCTCTTTTAAATAGCGGTCCACCGCCGCACGAGCCTCTCTGAGCGCGGCATATTTTAACAGATTACGCACCTCATCTGAGGGCTGCCGGAGGGCGTCCAGCTCGTCGCCGGCAGTTACCACTGTGGCAAAAACCCGTTCGATTCCCTTCAGCTTTTCCGCCAGCAGATGGCTTTCAAAAGTTTTATGCGCAACCTGCACCCGGTCATCGCCAAGCGCCTTTACAGCGCACCATTTAATGATGGCCCTGGGCCTCACAATCTTTTCGGCCGCTGCTGCCCATCGTAGAAGCTCGCTGTAAACCTGTGATTGGGGATCAATGTTTTTATCCTCTGCAAAAGCCTCGATGTCATAAAAAATTTCCATGGGATTAAATACGATTTTTTCCATTTTGTTTTCCGCCTTTCTCGCGATCACTTTTTATCATCAAGCAGATTACCACGGCTAAAACTGCCATTACCAGCATCAGCTGATAGGCCAGAGTAAAGCTGCCTGTTGCCTTTTTAATTGCGCCGCCCGCATAATTGCCGATCATGGAGCCCAGCCCCAGCGAAAGGTTTAACAGCCCGAACAGGCGGGCTGTTTTATCCGGCGGCAAAATTCTTGAAACATAGGTAGGATGCAGTCCAAAAATACCATTGTAGGTCAGCCCAAAAATAGCACAGGCCAAAAGCGCAGCAGCCGCACCGCCTAAAAAGACCACTGAGGCAATGGACAGCACCGATATCCCGTAGGTTATGATCATGGCTGTTTTAGCCGAGGTGCGGTCCGCCAGCATACCGGCCATAAGACCGCTGAAAATACCGATAAAGCCAAACACGCTCCAGCAAAGTCCTGAAACCTGCTCACTGAGTCCCAGATCCTCCTGCATAAGGGGAACAATGTAGCTTTGAAAGGGGATCAGATAAAGACCCGAAACCACAAGCAGAGCCACCAGCAGCAAGTAATGCCGCCAGACACTGCCGGCGGGCTGTCCTCCCTGCGCAACCGGTCCGGGCTCATGCCCTGACTCCGCCAGCCCAGGACCCTCTGGGCTCTTTTTCCCGAGCGCTGTAACTGCATAAATTCCTACGGCCCCCAGAATAAGACTGATCATCCCAAAGACCAGCCACACTGTGTGCCATGTGCCGTATTTAAGGAGCCACGGAATAAGCACACCGTTTAAAATCAAGCCAAAGGAGGTTCCGCTTGAGATAATCCCCAGGCTCTTTCCCCGGTTCTTCTCCTGGATATTTTCTGCCACAAAGGCCACCATGGGTATCCAGGAGGTTGCGGCAAAAATCCCCTGGAGGGTAACAATACAGAGCAGTACCCATGGGTTATTCACAAACGCCAGCAGTGTGACGCTGACGCCGCAGAGCACTACCGAGCCTCCAATCAAATGCCTGACGCTGACCACGCTGCAGAGCAGCCCGCCAAGCAGTGAAAACAACAGATAGGCGCCCTGATGAAAGGCGTTAATCCGGCCTACAAATTCATAGTCAATCCCCAGCTCTCTGACAATATCCGGGGTAATCATCGAAAAAATATATCTTCCAAAAGCAAAGGTAATCGTGATAAAGCCTGTCAGGCAGCAGACATAAATAAGCTCTCTGCGTCTTTCAGTCATGATAATCCCTTCCTTCTGTCATTCAGT
The DNA window shown above is from Eubacterium limosum and carries:
- a CDS encoding MDR family MFS transporter, with the translated sequence MTNTINITDRKRTLIFINILITCIASSMLATALTTALPPIIKAFDISVTTGQWLTSGYSLAMGTMMPLTAFLITRFPTRKLYLSAIGCFILGLLLCAAAPNFQFMMFGRILQACGNGVLTSMAQVILLTIYPVEKKGSIMGWYGLSVGAAPVIAPTIAGLLVDSVGWRMIFCIAIFIMLISLVFAVFVFDNVLENVITRFDLLSFILSAFAFGGITLGIGNMGSGAFVSFKILLPLAVGCTASVFFVHRQLHLKEPFLELRVLKNKEYTLSLIGSMLLYFVMMGSSIIMPLYVQSIMGYSATLSGLVTLPGSLVMAIVSPFAGKIYDRIGIKKLFVAGALFMLTSNIGMFFITMNTSVWVASLYNTIRCAAIGCLMMPLVTWGISGVKIELTAHGTALLTSLRTIAGAIGSAVFVGIMTAVTNSSLTSYGARAPIHGLNVTFLAMALSTTVLLAVAVFLVKPGKE
- a CDS encoding MarR family winged helix-turn-helix transcriptional regulator, with protein sequence MNITDNEIIELFFNVARMNRYIPSRDTEGDNLRPFMGQYRCLFFLEDKHEISQREMADALQIRPPSLSELLSKLEEKGYVQRVPSKKDRRSLMVSLTAEGIEEVKKSRKKQKKVHSDMLASLTDDEKRTFYALLNKINNHSARGEEH
- a CDS encoding DUF6485 family protein, which translates into the protein MSCNTCQTPETAEERICRKDKNEQGCTCTEFGCKQHGYCCECIAKHRGRGQIPGCLFSKEGEKLHDRSLEAFLEDVKRRQQA
- a CDS encoding MFS transporter; amino-acid sequence: MLEAFSRTRRLLAYVSILTTSFAVMYTTIFQVINYNIYEAFPEQAMAVNFFISGPYIVIMCVSFISPAIYSRTNRKKALLTACVIFTVSALLFTRQVSIYGFIAVNLICGTASAYINVAAVTMIAELYVDERIRAKYMGYYNSAMAAAGSLFSVAAGYLAHRSWVGAFNVYWTAALMTLMVALFIPSLPKTLFDQEKDKMENGTGIARLGSRFWIMLLNFIVLGITYFVPGFFLSLYIVEHGLGDVGYAGIALSVDTLGGAVFAFFFDRTYRKLGSFTSVVSDVLMSVVLLLLYLFPNRFLLIIIVTLMGGAYMTSIAYVYQEVTEVVPSVCMTRAMGIVVGVQYIATFLATYITTGLMKLLDTAELTPILIFPVIWILLSALMEYRSVRCDQASRFRETTKTSH
- a CDS encoding TetR/AcrR family transcriptional regulator, with protein sequence MATENKNGISTRKKILSTCRHLFYEEGFSAVTFAGICKATNTNPGSVSYHFKSKINIALLIYQEIMETLSNESKALFPDSDLTQQRMLALAMHLRLLYDNAKYRRFSAEVCTQRAYDKELSRFVYSYSEPFLVAKEYMSEQKALFYFAAMIGMDGYLESYIDRDIDHLTFDEIFNYYIELHYSFLEKMDFSKRISRVYEDLGTLDIRISEDFKLSIAPCPQE
- a CDS encoding uroporphyrinogen decarboxylase family protein produces the protein MRDDVKKTCEERTQNIKDVFDNKIPKRVPISVSLPLTAVADYGKVDRKAAYWDPSLLEPAAEELCEMIPTDTCIYAGSVYAPYSSQTLDAKNKLMSNTGIMQHPNTECMQADEYSELIEDPYAFLIDKCVPRLYKNLNVEESAGKVLFSLYEEMVLEGDYYAKTGSMVERLNEKYGYPSDVGIQGFGRAPMDWIGDQLRSFSGICMDVRRHRKELSEALDAIYPMMYKMGKCTDSRQINRYNPTMFQLHMATYIREKDFAEVWLPSWKRLVTDYAALGMRCGAFLEHDWTRLLDYLYELPTGMYFTFELTDPREIKKKLGKKFVLGGGFPLNNLLTCTKQEVIDKTKAWLDIMAPGGQYIFGFDKDPITLADIKLENLAAVCETVRDYGVYENDGTATGEVFRKEDYHHSEVPAFKSRYYQSWDDYLKYYPNTPDNARALVMAAQDAVFEKFFYMSC